Proteins found in one Thermococcus celericrescens genomic segment:
- the purM gene encoding phosphoribosylformylglycinamidine cyclo-ligase, which produces MLTYAQAGVDDEKTARALRGIIGLAKETFKFRKGKTGEPSGIGHYAALMDFGEFYLAMTTDGVGTKVLVAEAVGKFDTIGIDMIAMNVNDLLCVGAEPVALVDYLAVREPDERVFDEIARGLYEGAKEAGIAIVGGETAVMPDLINGFDLAGTAIGVVEKGKVITGEKIRPGDTVIGIASSGIHSNGLTLARKLLIPKYGLDYEYEGRKLWEWLLEPTRIYVKAVLELIESVEVHGLAHITGGGLTNLKRLTNYGFSIEMPPIEGIFRLIHENGVPLGEMFRVFNMGVGMIAIVPAEEREEALEILGRQFEAFELGTVTEKPGIVVKNYGVRL; this is translated from the coding sequence ATGCTGACCTACGCTCAGGCGGGAGTCGATGACGAGAAAACTGCAAGGGCCCTCAGAGGAATCATAGGGCTTGCGAAAGAGACCTTCAAGTTCAGGAAGGGAAAAACCGGCGAGCCGAGTGGAATAGGCCACTACGCGGCGTTGATGGATTTTGGCGAATTCTACCTCGCCATGACGACGGATGGAGTCGGAACCAAGGTGCTCGTGGCCGAAGCCGTTGGAAAGTTCGACACCATAGGGATAGACATGATAGCGATGAACGTGAACGACCTGCTCTGCGTTGGGGCCGAACCGGTGGCGCTCGTTGACTATCTCGCCGTCAGGGAGCCCGACGAGAGGGTGTTCGATGAGATAGCCAGGGGACTCTACGAGGGGGCGAAGGAGGCGGGGATAGCGATAGTCGGGGGAGAAACCGCGGTGATGCCCGACCTGATAAACGGCTTCGACTTGGCCGGAACGGCCATCGGCGTCGTGGAGAAGGGGAAAGTTATAACAGGGGAAAAGATAAGGCCCGGCGACACCGTCATCGGAATTGCCAGCTCGGGGATACACTCCAACGGTCTTACGCTGGCTAGAAAGCTCCTCATCCCCAAATACGGCCTCGACTACGAATACGAGGGGAGAAAGCTCTGGGAGTGGCTTTTGGAGCCGACGAGGATTTATGTGAAAGCTGTTCTTGAGCTGATTGAGAGCGTCGAAGTTCATGGACTGGCTCATATAACCGGTGGGGGCCTGACCAACCTGAAGCGCCTAACGAACTACGGCTTCTCCATTGAGATGCCCCCAATCGAGGGAATATTCAGGCTAATCCACGAAAACGGCGTTCCGCTGGGGGAGATGTTCCGCGTTTTCAACATGGGCGTTGGCATGATAGCGATAGTGCCGGCGGAAGAGAGGGAGGAAGCCCTGGAAATCCTCGGCAGGCAGTTTGAGGCTTTTGAGCTTGGAACCGTCACGGAGAAACCAGGGATAGTTGTGAAGAACTACGGGGTAAGGCTTTAA
- a CDS encoding metallophosphoesterase, which translates to MKPRPVPEKAVLLGKDLIIADLHIGFERSMAREGNYVPNLLDRLIQEVQAVVRRERPKRLIINGDLKHSFVPFRMEREELGRFFDALEGEVGEITVVRGNHDPGILWLRERGVEIADRLEVGGWTLVHGHRLEEGERFIIGHEHPAIRLRDEVGASVKVPAFLWGERLIVLPAFSPWAYGNDVTREIVSPFLRKFDSSKLRVLVPVEGEFLDFGELSRLTEILKGLGSV; encoded by the coding sequence ATGAAGCCGAGGCCCGTTCCCGAGAAAGCGGTCCTGCTGGGAAAAGACCTGATAATAGCGGACCTCCACATAGGCTTCGAGAGGTCCATGGCCAGGGAGGGCAACTACGTTCCCAACCTCCTCGACAGGCTTATCCAGGAAGTTCAGGCAGTTGTGAGGAGGGAAAGGCCGAAGAGGCTCATCATCAACGGGGATTTAAAGCACTCTTTCGTCCCGTTCAGGATGGAGCGGGAGGAGCTGGGAAGATTCTTCGACGCCCTCGAGGGCGAAGTCGGTGAGATAACAGTGGTCAGGGGAAACCACGACCCAGGAATACTGTGGCTGAGGGAGAGAGGAGTTGAAATCGCGGACAGATTAGAAGTCGGAGGATGGACTCTGGTTCACGGCCACAGGCTGGAGGAAGGAGAGCGGTTCATAATCGGCCACGAACACCCCGCGATAAGGCTGAGGGACGAGGTCGGGGCGAGCGTGAAGGTACCTGCTTTTCTGTGGGGCGAGAGGCTTATCGTCCTGCCCGCTTTCAGTCCCTGGGCCTACGGCAACGACGTGACGAGGGAGATAGTCTCGCCGTTCCTCAGGAAGTTCGACAGCTCAAAGCTGCGCGTGCTGGTGCCCGTCGAGGGGGAGTTCCTGGATTTCGGGGAGCTGAGCAGGCTTACCGAAATCCTCAAGGGGCTCGGTTCGGTTTGA
- a CDS encoding ATP-dependent helicase — MIRWAGRKYSDGEIFSILNEPVREWFKRKFGTFTPPQRYAVIEIHKGENVLISSPTGSGKTLSAFLSAINELILLGKEGRLEDKIYVLYVSPLRALNNDIKRNLEGPLVEIKGVAEELGYEIPEIRIGIRTSDTSSYEKSKMVRKPPHILITTPESLAIALNAPKFRERLKTVRYLIIDEVHALAENKRGSHLALSVERLQEMAEERFVRIGLSATIHPLEEVAKFVFGFENGKPRPGLIVDVSFAKQTEIKVESVVEDLIYTPAGALSEALYNRLAELIREHRTTLIFTNTRSGAERVAFNLKRRFPEFEGLIEAHHSSLSREVRLDVEEKLKRGELKAVVTSTSLELGIDIGTIDLVVLIGSPKSVNRALQRIGRAGHRLHEVSKGVILALDRDDLVEVTVLAHNARNRRLDRVRIPENPLDVLVQHLLGMALNKVWEVEEAYSLVRRAYPFRNLPFEDFMSVLRYLAGEYAGLEEKKVYAKIWLEDGRFGRRGKMTRAIYYMNVGTIPDEAKIRVHTMDKQMIGTVEEEFAERLMPGDIFVLAGRTYEFVKSRGNKIYVIPREGAKPTIPAWFSEMLPLSFDLALDIQRFRREIKGLLKRRDAVMRLVRKYGVDEKAARAIIAYFREQERYSVIPDDETVLVEFVPGDKRNRYFFHTLIGRRANDALSRAFAYLVSKGKNCNVGVAINDNGFALLLPPEVELSEEEVMELFEVEDLRETLKRALDNTELLKRRFRHVANRGLLILRRYVGRSKRLGRQQVMAVSLLRALKENHPDFPLLKEVYREIMEDKMDVESAELFLSWVREGRIKVEFRRHSVPSPFAFNLEAIGSSDVVLMEDRRELIKKLHRKIMAMMEEAQEVPAKRS, encoded by the coding sequence ATGATACGATGGGCCGGGAGAAAATACAGCGATGGGGAGATATTCTCAATCCTGAACGAGCCTGTTAGGGAGTGGTTTAAGCGGAAGTTTGGAACCTTCACCCCGCCCCAGCGCTACGCGGTTATCGAGATTCACAAGGGGGAGAACGTCCTCATCTCATCGCCGACGGGCTCGGGGAAAACACTCTCCGCTTTTCTCTCAGCGATAAACGAGCTCATCCTCCTCGGCAAGGAGGGAAGGCTCGAGGATAAAATCTACGTCCTCTACGTCTCCCCGTTGAGGGCTTTAAACAACGACATAAAGCGCAACCTCGAGGGACCCCTGGTGGAGATAAAGGGGGTCGCCGAGGAACTGGGTTACGAAATTCCCGAGATAAGGATCGGCATAAGGACGAGCGACACCTCGAGCTACGAGAAGAGCAAGATGGTGAGGAAGCCGCCCCACATACTCATAACCACCCCCGAGAGCCTCGCGATAGCCCTGAACGCCCCAAAGTTCCGCGAGAGGTTAAAGACAGTCAGGTACCTCATTATAGACGAGGTTCACGCCCTGGCCGAGAACAAGCGCGGTTCTCATCTTGCTCTGAGCGTTGAGAGGCTCCAGGAGATGGCCGAAGAGAGGTTCGTGAGGATAGGCCTGAGCGCCACCATACACCCGCTTGAGGAGGTTGCCAAGTTTGTCTTCGGCTTTGAAAACGGGAAGCCGAGGCCCGGACTGATTGTAGATGTGAGCTTTGCAAAGCAGACTGAAATAAAAGTCGAGAGCGTCGTTGAGGATTTGATTTACACCCCCGCTGGAGCGCTGAGCGAGGCCCTCTACAACCGTCTGGCCGAGCTGATTAGGGAGCACAGGACCACTCTCATATTCACCAACACGAGGAGCGGCGCCGAGAGGGTAGCCTTCAACCTCAAGAGGCGCTTTCCGGAGTTTGAGGGCCTGATAGAGGCTCACCATTCGAGCCTCTCGCGAGAGGTCCGTTTGGACGTCGAGGAGAAGCTTAAGAGGGGCGAGCTGAAGGCTGTTGTGACCTCGACCAGCCTCGAACTCGGGATTGACATTGGAACGATTGACCTCGTCGTCCTCATCGGTTCGCCGAAGAGCGTGAACCGCGCGTTGCAGAGGATTGGGAGGGCCGGCCACAGGCTCCACGAGGTCAGCAAGGGTGTGATTTTGGCCCTCGACAGGGACGATTTGGTCGAGGTTACGGTTTTGGCGCACAACGCAAGGAACCGGAGGCTCGACAGGGTTAGAATCCCCGAGAACCCGCTCGATGTCCTCGTCCAGCACCTCCTCGGAATGGCCCTCAACAAAGTTTGGGAAGTTGAAGAAGCCTACAGCCTCGTGAGGCGCGCTTATCCTTTCAGGAACCTGCCTTTTGAGGACTTCATGAGTGTTTTGAGGTACCTCGCCGGCGAATACGCGGGTTTAGAAGAGAAGAAGGTGTACGCCAAGATATGGCTTGAGGACGGACGTTTTGGGCGGCGCGGAAAGATGACGAGGGCGATTTACTACATGAACGTCGGCACGATTCCAGATGAAGCCAAGATCAGGGTTCACACCATGGACAAGCAGATGATCGGAACTGTCGAGGAAGAGTTCGCAGAGCGCTTAATGCCCGGCGACATCTTCGTCCTGGCCGGAAGAACCTACGAGTTCGTCAAGAGCAGGGGAAACAAGATATACGTGATTCCGCGCGAGGGAGCGAAGCCCACCATTCCCGCGTGGTTCTCCGAGATGCTCCCGCTCAGCTTCGACCTGGCCCTCGACATCCAGAGGTTCAGACGGGAAATTAAGGGGCTGTTGAAGAGAAGGGACGCGGTCATGAGGCTCGTGAGGAAGTACGGGGTAGATGAGAAGGCCGCGAGGGCCATCATAGCCTATTTCCGCGAGCAGGAGCGGTATTCGGTAATCCCGGACGATGAGACGGTGTTGGTTGAGTTCGTTCCGGGGGATAAAAGAAACCGCTACTTCTTCCACACCCTCATCGGGAGGCGCGCTAACGATGCACTCAGCAGGGCCTTCGCCTACCTCGTGAGCAAGGGGAAGAACTGCAACGTCGGAGTAGCAATAAACGACAACGGCTTCGCCCTGCTACTCCCGCCGGAGGTCGAGCTGAGTGAAGAGGAGGTAATGGAGCTTTTCGAGGTCGAGGACCTAAGGGAGACCCTCAAGAGGGCTTTGGACAACACCGAGCTGCTGAAGAGGCGCTTTAGGCACGTGGCCAACCGCGGGCTTCTAATCCTCAGGCGCTACGTGGGCAGGAGCAAGAGACTCGGCAGGCAGCAGGTGATGGCGGTTTCCCTCCTCAGAGCCCTCAAGGAGAACCATCCCGACTTCCCGCTCCTGAAGGAGGTCTACCGCGAGATTATGGAGGACAAGATGGACGTTGAGAGCGCGGAGCTCTTCCTGAGCTGGGTCAGGGAGGGTAGAATAAAGGTGGAATTCAGGAGGCACAGCGTTCCGAGTCCCTTCGCCTTCAACCTGGAGGCGATAGGCTCGAGCGACGTGGTTCTGATGGAGGACAGAAGGGAGCTGATCAAAAAGCTCCACAGAAAAATAATGGCTATGATGGAGGAAGCTCAGGAAGTGCCGGCCAAGCGCTCGTAG
- the purC gene encoding phosphoribosylaminoimidazolesuccinocarboxamide synthase — protein sequence MQVYEGKAKKVIPLDDGKAIMEFKDDATAFDGKKRGQFKGKGWLNAQISAVLFKVLEEKGVKTHFIGIAGDNRLIVERLRMYPVEVVVRNVVAGSLKRRLPLEEGTELPEPIVELYYKDDSLGDPMINHHHARVLGVSESEIREMERIALKVNEVLREYFAERGIILVDFKLEFGKNERGEIILGDEISPDTCRFWDAKTKKSLDKDVFRFDKGDLINAYEELYERLAGTS from the coding sequence ATGCAGGTTTATGAAGGTAAGGCCAAGAAGGTTATCCCTCTCGACGATGGAAAGGCCATTATGGAGTTCAAGGACGATGCCACGGCCTTCGATGGTAAAAAGAGGGGTCAATTTAAGGGCAAGGGATGGCTCAATGCACAGATTAGCGCGGTTCTTTTCAAAGTCCTTGAGGAGAAGGGCGTTAAGACGCACTTCATAGGCATCGCGGGTGACAACAGGCTCATCGTTGAGAGGCTCAGGATGTACCCCGTTGAGGTCGTGGTTAGAAACGTCGTTGCCGGAAGTTTGAAGAGGCGCCTTCCCCTCGAGGAAGGAACCGAGCTGCCGGAGCCGATAGTCGAGCTTTACTACAAGGACGACAGCCTCGGCGATCCTATGATAAACCACCACCACGCTAGGGTTCTCGGGGTAAGCGAGAGCGAGATAAGGGAGATGGAGCGCATAGCCCTCAAGGTGAACGAGGTCCTCAGGGAGTACTTTGCCGAGCGCGGGATAATCCTGGTCGACTTCAAGCTGGAGTTCGGAAAGAACGAGAGGGGCGAGATAATCCTCGGCGACGAGATAAGCCCGGACACCTGCCGCTTCTGGGATGCCAAGACGAAGAAGAGCCTCGACAAGGACGTCTTCCGCTTCGACAAGGGCGACCTGATAAACGCCTACGAGGAGCTCTACGAGCGCTTGGCCGGCACTTCCTGA
- the purF gene encoding amidophosphoribosyltransferase yields the protein MREKCGVFAAVAENAPKKAYYALIALQHRGQESAGISVWKHRIKTAAGRGLVSEVFRNGEIAKLKSKMAIAHVRYSTSGSPTETQPLETGCCGKRIAVAHNGTLTNFLPLRRHYKRLGVKFRHSVDSELLGISFLWHLRETGDEFEAMREVFSEVKGAYSVAFLFDGEILVARDPVGFRPLSYGVGDGHYFASEDSALRLFVEEVRDVKPGEVFLLSEDEIENRILATEKRHGCVFEYIYFARPDSTIDGVNVYLARVRMGQELARESPADGDVVIAVPDSGRAAALGFSRISGIPYSEGLIKNRYIGRTFITPGQFYRELKVKLKLSPVREVIEGKSVVLVDDSIVRGTTMKRIVAMLRKAGAREVHVRIASPPIRYPCYMGVDIPTRHELIAAFGSVEKVRESIGADSLAYLSVEGLKKAVGRRDLCLACLTGEYPEWAFRF from the coding sequence ATGAGGGAGAAGTGCGGCGTCTTTGCAGCGGTTGCCGAGAATGCTCCGAAAAAAGCCTACTACGCGCTGATAGCACTGCAGCACAGGGGGCAGGAGAGCGCGGGGATAAGCGTCTGGAAGCACAGGATAAAAACGGCAGCAGGGCGGGGGCTCGTTTCGGAGGTCTTCAGGAACGGCGAGATAGCGAAGCTGAAATCCAAGATGGCAATAGCCCACGTTAGATACTCGACCTCCGGCTCCCCCACCGAAACCCAGCCACTTGAGACCGGCTGTTGCGGGAAAAGGATAGCCGTTGCCCACAACGGGACTCTCACGAATTTCCTTCCCCTCAGGAGGCACTACAAACGGCTGGGAGTTAAGTTCAGGCACTCGGTAGATTCCGAGCTGCTGGGGATTTCTTTTCTCTGGCACCTTCGCGAGACTGGAGACGAGTTCGAGGCTATGCGGGAAGTTTTCAGCGAGGTGAAGGGAGCCTACTCCGTGGCTTTTCTCTTCGACGGGGAGATACTCGTGGCTAGGGACCCTGTCGGCTTCAGGCCGCTCAGCTACGGGGTCGGGGACGGTCACTATTTCGCCTCGGAGGATTCCGCGTTGAGGCTCTTCGTGGAGGAGGTGAGGGACGTCAAGCCAGGAGAGGTCTTTCTTCTCTCGGAGGATGAAATTGAAAACCGCATCCTTGCCACGGAAAAACGCCACGGCTGCGTCTTTGAGTACATCTACTTCGCCCGCCCGGACAGCACGATAGACGGTGTAAACGTATACCTCGCGAGGGTCAGGATGGGGCAGGAGCTGGCCAGAGAGAGCCCGGCCGACGGAGACGTTGTCATAGCCGTGCCGGATTCGGGAAGGGCGGCGGCTCTTGGCTTCTCCCGGATCAGCGGTATTCCTTACTCGGAGGGACTCATAAAGAACCGCTACATAGGGCGGACGTTCATAACCCCCGGGCAGTTCTACCGCGAGCTGAAGGTTAAGCTCAAGCTCTCGCCGGTGAGGGAGGTAATAGAGGGGAAGAGCGTCGTGCTGGTCGATGACTCAATCGTCAGGGGGACTACTATGAAGCGCATCGTCGCCATGCTCAGAAAGGCCGGCGCGAGGGAGGTTCACGTCAGGATAGCCTCCCCGCCGATAAGGTACCCGTGCTACATGGGGGTGGACATTCCGACGAGACACGAACTCATAGCGGCATTTGGAAGCGTTGAGAAGGTGAGGGAATCCATAGGAGCGGACAGCCTGGCGTACCTCAGCGTCGAAGGGCTGAAAAAAGCCGTTGGGAGGAGAGACCTCTGCTTAGCATGCCTTACCGGTGAGTATCCCGAGTGGGCTTTTCGCTTCTGA
- the fdhF gene encoding formate dehydrogenase subunit alpha — translation MKEPKTVVCPYCGFGCRLLVDPKTMRVKPHRGEPNRGKLCPKGLHATEFVLSGDRLKRPLKREGSRIRPISWGQAIEEIAGKLLEIRELYGADAVAFIASSKVSNEENYLLQKIARLFGTNNIDNCARLCHEASVHALKMTVGAGAQTNPYEDLERFGVILIWGYNPAETHPVVMDYILKAKRNGAKVIVVDVRETRTMAFADYSLVIRPGTDIALANAMMNVIILEELYDEEFIKTRTFGFSEVRMAVRKYTPEYAEKVTGIPAETIREVARTFALAGSGAIMWGMGLTQHVSGVENVMAVIDLALLLGYIGEKGGLYPMRGQNNVQGAAYMGALSEFLPGYVPLTDERFRKRVAKIWGVEDLPTERGLYLTELWEAIESNDIKALYIVGENPAVSEADFIRVRNALRRLDLLVVQDIFMTRTARYAHYVLPASAFCEKEGSYMNSERRIQWSHKVCEPMGDSKPDWEILTMLGKALGLPGFNYSSVEEITAEYFRLFPLLEERSVDELNVGDGIFLPKKRLHTWEFATPDGKARFIAVEQVQPWERPDYEYPFILTTIRLISHYNTGEMTLRSPSLVRLMGEPRVLINRSDAERLGIHDGDWVEIETRRGKIRMRAKLGRIPSGVVAVPFHFKANKITSPALNKAGTPELKFSAARLRKLRSEKPTRDTHR, via the coding sequence ATGAAGGAGCCCAAGACGGTCGTGTGTCCCTACTGCGGCTTTGGCTGCAGGCTTCTCGTTGATCCCAAGACGATGAGGGTTAAACCTCATAGAGGCGAGCCGAACCGGGGCAAGCTCTGCCCCAAGGGGCTTCACGCGACGGAGTTCGTTCTTTCCGGGGACAGGCTCAAGCGCCCCCTTAAGCGTGAGGGCTCTAGGATAAGGCCGATAAGCTGGGGGCAGGCCATCGAGGAGATAGCAGGTAAACTCCTCGAAATCCGCGAACTGTATGGGGCGGATGCAGTGGCATTCATAGCCTCCTCCAAGGTCAGCAACGAGGAGAACTACCTCCTCCAGAAGATCGCGAGACTCTTCGGCACCAACAACATAGACAACTGTGCTCGCCTATGCCACGAGGCGAGCGTTCACGCCCTCAAGATGACCGTTGGGGCGGGAGCACAGACCAATCCGTACGAAGACCTAGAGAGATTCGGGGTTATACTCATCTGGGGCTACAATCCCGCCGAGACCCATCCCGTTGTCATGGACTACATCCTAAAGGCCAAGAGGAACGGGGCGAAGGTAATCGTTGTTGACGTCAGGGAAACCAGAACGATGGCCTTCGCGGACTACAGCCTCGTTATCCGCCCGGGGACGGACATAGCCCTCGCAAACGCCATGATGAATGTCATAATCCTGGAGGAGCTCTACGACGAGGAGTTCATAAAGACCAGAACCTTTGGCTTTTCAGAGGTCAGGATGGCGGTGAGAAAGTACACGCCGGAGTACGCGGAGAAGGTAACCGGAATTCCGGCTGAAACGATCAGAGAAGTTGCGAGAACCTTTGCCCTCGCGGGAAGCGGCGCGATAATGTGGGGCATGGGGCTGACACAGCACGTTTCAGGCGTTGAGAACGTTATGGCCGTTATAGACCTAGCCCTGCTCCTCGGCTACATCGGCGAAAAAGGCGGCCTCTACCCGATGCGCGGTCAGAACAACGTTCAGGGCGCGGCATACATGGGAGCGCTGAGTGAGTTCCTGCCGGGCTACGTCCCGCTGACCGACGAGAGGTTCAGGAAGCGGGTGGCGAAGATATGGGGCGTGGAGGACCTTCCAACGGAGCGCGGGCTCTACCTCACGGAGCTCTGGGAGGCAATAGAGAGCAACGATATTAAAGCGCTCTACATAGTTGGGGAAAACCCGGCCGTCAGCGAGGCGGACTTCATCCGGGTGAGAAATGCCCTCAGAAGGCTCGATCTCCTCGTCGTCCAGGATATTTTCATGACGAGAACTGCGCGCTATGCCCACTACGTTCTGCCGGCTTCGGCCTTCTGCGAGAAGGAAGGCTCGTACATGAACAGTGAGAGGAGGATTCAGTGGAGCCACAAGGTCTGCGAGCCGATGGGTGATTCGAAGCCCGACTGGGAAATACTGACCATGCTCGGCAAGGCCCTCGGTTTGCCTGGGTTCAACTATTCGAGCGTTGAAGAGATCACCGCAGAGTACTTCCGCCTCTTCCCTTTGCTGGAGGAGAGGAGCGTCGACGAGCTGAATGTTGGGGATGGGATATTCCTTCCGAAGAAGAGGCTCCACACCTGGGAGTTCGCAACCCCCGACGGAAAGGCCAGGTTCATCGCGGTGGAGCAGGTGCAGCCCTGGGAGAGGCCGGACTATGAGTATCCCTTCATCCTCACCACCATCAGGCTGATAAGCCACTACAACACCGGCGAAATGACGCTGCGCAGTCCCTCGCTCGTCAGACTGATGGGAGAGCCCAGGGTGCTGATAAACAGGAGCGACGCGGAGAGGCTTGGAATCCACGACGGAGACTGGGTCGAGATCGAGACGAGGCGCGGGAAGATTAGAATGAGGGCCAAGCTTGGCCGGATTCCCTCAGGCGTCGTTGCGGTTCCCTTCCACTTCAAGGCGAACAAAATAACGAGCCCTGCCCTGAACAAAGCCGGAACGCCGGAGCTCAAGTTCTCCGCGGCGAGGCTGAGAAAGCTCAGAAGCGAAAAGCCCACTCGGGATACTCACCGGTAA
- a CDS encoding CGP-CTERM sorting domain-containing protein: MVRKALLFFLISLSVLSVIPYASANLVVIPGKDDAFVVHWWAGENGELGADFYHFINGTLQPFYRTCLFCDNASAVNDGAYIIPDNGSWIFLREFYVPENSTRGVEAYRVRDGKCWLIGGTSVVVPPGGLSRVVVYYRKKAFSIEFQNGSRVEAKKFLIGESVEPANFSGFPEKTPVYYAIEHGVPMGSFYVYGNGYASNGSAVVLVPINVVDKVVSSLRVEGDIKGFASAIVEDGVILYYPYDYHVNGSPVERKDLRLFYYSNNGEGLKVFQLQEFWEGSGFASDVVCGEASNENGVKNESSGICGPAIFLLLALIPLYRAFSRKYS, from the coding sequence ATGGTAAGAAAGGCACTTTTGTTTTTCCTGATATCTCTTTCTGTTCTCTCTGTAATTCCCTATGCCTCGGCTAACCTCGTTGTGATTCCGGGGAAGGACGATGCGTTCGTCGTGCACTGGTGGGCCGGCGAAAACGGGGAACTCGGGGCAGACTTCTACCATTTTATCAACGGGACCCTTCAGCCCTTTTACCGCACCTGCCTTTTCTGCGATAATGCAAGTGCTGTGAACGACGGAGCCTACATTATCCCTGACAACGGCTCGTGGATATTTCTCAGGGAGTTTTACGTTCCAGAAAACAGCACGCGTGGGGTCGAGGCCTACCGCGTCAGGGATGGGAAGTGCTGGTTAATAGGCGGGACTTCCGTTGTCGTTCCTCCGGGGGGACTCTCGCGCGTTGTTGTGTATTACAGAAAAAAAGCATTTTCAATTGAGTTCCAGAACGGAAGCAGAGTGGAAGCCAAGAAGTTCCTGATAGGAGAAAGCGTGGAGCCGGCGAACTTTTCGGGTTTTCCTGAGAAGACACCGGTTTACTACGCAATAGAGCACGGCGTTCCGATGGGGAGCTTCTACGTTTATGGAAACGGATACGCCTCCAACGGTAGTGCCGTTGTTCTCGTTCCGATAAACGTCGTTGATAAGGTTGTTTCCTCGTTGAGGGTTGAGGGAGACATTAAAGGCTTTGCCTCGGCAATCGTGGAAGATGGAGTTATATTATACTACCCCTATGATTACCATGTCAACGGCTCGCCCGTGGAGAGGAAAGACCTTCGCCTGTTCTACTACTCAAACAATGGGGAAGGGCTCAAGGTTTTCCAGCTCCAAGAATTCTGGGAAGGGTCCGGCTTCGCTTCGGATGTTGTTTGCGGCGAGGCATCCAATGAAAATGGAGTGAAAAACGAAAGCTCCGGAATATGCGGCCCTGCAATTTTCCTGCTTCTGGCGTTGATTCCCCTTTACAGGGCCTTCTCCAGGAAGTATTCGTGA
- the pdxT gene encoding pyridoxal 5'-phosphate synthase glutaminase subunit PdxT, producing the protein MVKVGVIGLQGDVSEHIEASKKALENLGVTGEVVWLRKPEQLEGISAIIIPGGESTTISRLMVKNGLLEPVRKLGEDGLPIMGTCAGLIMLSKEIIGATPEQRFLELLDVKVNRNAYGRQVDSFEAPIKLAFSDEPFPGVFIRAPRIVKLLNDKVKPIAWLGDRVVGVEAGNIIGLEFHPELTEDTRVHEYFLEKAL; encoded by the coding sequence ATGGTCAAGGTGGGTGTTATAGGCCTTCAGGGCGACGTCAGCGAGCACATCGAGGCCAGCAAAAAGGCCCTAGAAAACCTCGGCGTCACCGGGGAGGTGGTCTGGCTCAGGAAGCCGGAGCAGCTGGAGGGAATTTCCGCAATCATAATCCCCGGAGGGGAAAGCACAACGATATCGAGGCTCATGGTCAAGAACGGCCTCCTCGAGCCGGTCAGGAAACTCGGCGAGGACGGTCTGCCGATAATGGGCACTTGCGCGGGATTGATAATGCTCTCCAAGGAGATCATCGGGGCAACCCCGGAGCAGAGGTTCCTTGAGCTGCTTGACGTCAAGGTCAACAGAAACGCCTACGGCAGACAGGTGGACAGCTTCGAGGCTCCAATAAAGCTTGCCTTCAGCGACGAGCCTTTCCCCGGAGTCTTCATCCGTGCCCCGAGAATAGTTAAACTCCTGAACGATAAAGTTAAGCCGATAGCGTGGCTTGGAGACAGAGTCGTTGGCGTTGAGGCCGGCAACATCATCGGCCTTGAGTTCCACCCGGAGCTAACGGAGGACACAAGGGTTCACGAATACTTCCTGGAGAAGGCCCTGTAA